Proteins encoded in a region of the Bactrocera tryoni isolate S06 chromosome 4, CSIRO_BtryS06_freeze2, whole genome shotgun sequence genome:
- the LOC120773679 gene encoding protein folded gastrulation yields the protein MITRIQAAATRVITTTHTCNGSKSRAMQHHTKTANSTTITTTTTIAGQMQKHMTTNTLDATTMIAATATMRARRAATTWRRCSMAALQVLVLVCALPPPLQPLRLSTQRWAGAVEALPITSKPIEGTAENLAWQEWLMLPAEQKQLEKSRKVTPKSIFSLPFRDCPPGHQLFQSRCIPTVNINQSDLLTQQVLGLFGGSNAGAAGADTAYEIDYGDEEYDLGLGEGEPVMMYETPPQPFNGGLVVGASNTQQPPARDEPLKFNLFQQKFPTNDYEADISTGAMEGSGAARPLTELLAANGSKGERAGVAGNDNDVGATLFNSTQFLDAVQGFFQRNVATAQSESNATIAAETGSNANITDHNTRAVNGSQVLADLSAADSNVPAFSDGDIDAIILPAVGAGTTAKTIGGYAGGDLEPQRISLFKDDSSVHLVTTVIAQAASVDRAGGAEEDAVAGDLVAAAQQQENSIAHFLRADALLPLSSVAPYITTTTTTTATTPYTHDAGHAPKTSSMSAKDEHPRSVTALKASTAANDTDAQETSFITTTEPEGTTNFQIDETTVIEAQDADAVAAESNLSLLQTIAQQQQLELEKSKATAVEDVPSTTLVTGTVEDETTVAGDKTTTQTETIINETTTTTTLQNASEESAETADTTVQPLPSADVVSGATTTPQANSASTYRFRHTPTVATAAVTPIQLPARSNAADKQVPSLVTTVVPQTVEILAGEEATTRVSADSALVNDVPRSGNNTDNDDLVNVVAASINSDTDNDSNKYKNVAAHNHNRPAEAASVTRDVNIAQELRMINELVKGNRQASATKMAATKTTETAATTTTATTIQSTTISTPPSANAPVEEVQKVASAADYDQHGSASGAEAVELGEDVDATTTTAAETATQVADASALNESSLPAESSSETVATTTMPETAQLLSLTKMESANQSAESATAENALLSESSSKKRAGVEIHTSAEPDFETEATATNTEFMAATTLWSRIMPIFGFGGSTVVAEANAPAVTTPTTTTTTTTEVTEHTPVGSISSNSSSISSSSKSKNSLSEKSSSMEKNNNNNNIINNQKSDFDTPSRRNSKIIRIDHFSDKSVAAATAATTTNALEDTAATITKTTDDFVIVPEEHEPMEQSAYWWLPANWRLNRGTTTEEQPLLFRLWSAFPESQMKTKVRT from the coding sequence ATGATCACCAGAATACAAGCAGCAGCAACCagagtaataacaacaacacatacatgTAACGGATCTAAGTCAAGAGCAATGCAACATCACACGAAAACAGCAAATTCAACGACcataacaacaacgacaacaatagCTGGTCAGATGCAGAAACACATGACAACAAACACGCTGGACGCTACGACGATGATAGCGGCAACGGCGACGATGAGGGCAAGGCGCGCTGCAACAACATGGCGACGTTGTAGCATGGCCGCTTTGCAGGTGTTAGTGCTTGTGTGCGCCTTGCCACCGCCCTTGCAACCGTTGCGCTTGTCGACGCAGCGCTGGGCGGGCGCCGTCGAGGCGTTGCCGATTACGTCGAAGCCCATCGAGGGCACCGCTGAAAATCTGGCCTGGCAGGAGTGGCTCATGTTGCCAGCCGAACAGAAGCAGTTGGAGAAATCGCGTAAAGTCACACCGAAATCGATATTTTCGCTGCCGTTTCGCGACTGTCCGCCCGGCCATCAGCTCTTCCAGTCACGCTGCATACCAACCGTGAACATCAATCAGAGCGACTTGCTGACACAGCAGGTGTTGGGCTTGTTCGGCGGCAGCAATGCGGGCGCAGCGGGAGCCGACACAGCATACGAAATCGATTACGGTGACGAGGAGTACGATTTGGGTTTGGGTGAAGGTGAACCGGTGATGATGTACGAAACGCCGCCGCAGCCCTTCAACGGTGGCCTTGTTGTGGGCGCAAGCAACACACAGCAACCGCCGGCGCGTGATGAGCCGTTGAAATTCAATCTGTTTCAGCAAAAATTTCCAACCAACGATTATGAAGCGGATATAAGCACTGGCGCGATGGAGGGCAGCGGCGCCGCACGACCATTGACTGAATTGCTGGCCGCGAATGGTTCGAAAGGTGAGCGCGCTGGCGTGGCCGGCAATGACAATGATGTTGGCGCAACACTTTTCAACTCAACACAGTTTTTGGATGCGGTACAAGGATTTTTTCAGCGCAATGTTGCAACGGCGCAGAGCGAAAGCAATGCAACAATAGCTGCCGAGACCGGGAGTAATGCCAACATCACGGACCACAATACGCGCGCGGTGAATGGCAGTCAAGTGCTGGCTGATTTGTCTGCGGCCGACAGCAATGTGCCAGCATTCTCAGACGGCGATATCGATGCGATTATATTGCCAGCCGTGGGCGCAGGCACCACTGCAAAAACGATTGGTGGTTATGCTGGTGGCGACCTTGAACCGCAGCGCATATCACTGTTCAAGGATGACAGCAGTGTACACCTGGTTACAACGGTAATTGCGCAGGCAGCCAGTGTTGACCGCGCAGGTGGCGCGGAGGAGGACGCAGTGGCGGGCGATTTGGTGGCAGCGGCGCAACAACAAGAGAACAGCATAGCGCACTTTTTACGCGCCGATGCACTCTTGCCCTTGAGCAGTGTAGCGCCTTACattaccacaacaacaacaactacggcAACAACGCCATATACACATGATGCCGGTCATGCACCAAAAACGTCGTCAATGAGCGCCAAAGATGAGCACCCACGCAGCGTGACGGCGCTAAAGGCGTCGACGGCAGCAAACGATACCGACGCACAGGAGACGAGTTTTATAACCACAACCGAGCCCGAGGGCACTACAAACTTTCAAATCGACGAAACTACCGTGATAGAGGCGCAAGATGCTGACGCCGTGGCCGCGGAGAGTAACCTCTCGCTTTTGCAGACCAttgcacagcaacaacaattggaGCTTGAAAAATCGAAAGCTACGGCTGTTGAAGATGTGCCGTCAACCACGCTGGTGACGGGCACAGTCGAAGATGAGACGACAGTTGCTGGCGACAAGACAACAACGCAAACTGAGACAATAATtaacgaaacaacaacaacaacaacactacaaAATGCGTCCGAAGAGAGCGCAGAAACAGCAGATACGACCGTACAACCGTTACCCAGTGCAGATGTAGTGTCAGGCGCAACAACGACGCCGCAAGCAAACTCAGCTAGCACATACCGGTTTCGCCACACCCCTACCGTCGCCACCGCAGCCGTTACTCCCATCCAGTTACCTGCGCGCAGCAACGCTGCGGATAAACAAGTCCCCAGTCTTGTCACCACAGTTGTACCGCAGACCGTGGAGATACTTGCGGGTGAGGAGGCGACGACGCGTGTCAGCGCCGACAGCGCGCTGGTGAATGATGTGCCGAGGAGTGGCAACAACACCGACAATGATGATTTGGTGAATGTTGTCGCCGCCAGCATCAACAGCGACACCGATAATGACAGCAATAAGTATAAAAATGTCGCGGCGCACAATCACAATCGGCCTGCGGAGGCCGCGTCAGTGACGCGCGACGTAAATATCGCGCAAGAATTGCGAATGATTAATGAATTGGTGAAGGGCAATCGACAGGCGAGCGCGACAAAAATGGCAGCTACAAAGACAACAGaaactgcagcaacaacaacaacagcaacaacaatacaaagtACAACCATTTCAACGCCGCCAAGCGCAAACGCGCCTGTTGAGGAGGTGCAGAAAGTCGCAAGCGCGGCAGATTATGATCAGCATGGCAGCGCGAGTGGCGCGGAAGCGGTTGAGCTGGGTGAAGACGTTGACGCGACGACTACAACAGCAGCAGAAACAGCTACACAAGTGGCTGATGCGTCCGCATTGAACGAGTCTTCGTTGCCTGCGGAGAGCAGTAGCGAAaccgttgcaacaacaacaatgccagaaACCGCACAATTACTCTCGTTGACTAAAATGGAAAGTGCAAATCAAAGTGCCGAGTCTGCCACAGCAGAAAACGCGCTACTTAGCGAATCGTCAAGCAAGAAGCGCGCCGGAGTCGAGATTCATACGAGCGCAGAACCCGACTTTGAGACCGAGGCCACGGCGACAAACACAGAATTTATGGCCGCTACAACGCTTTGGTCGCGGATTATGCCCATCTTTGGGTTTGGTGGCAGCACCGTCGTTGCAGAAGCAAATGCACCGGCAGTAAccacgccaacaacaacaacaaccacaacaacagagGTCACGGAGCACACACCAGTCGGTAGTATTAGTAGTAATAGTAGCAGTATCAGTAGTAGTAGCAAAAGTAAAAATAGTTTAAGTGAAAAAAGTAGCAGTATggagaaaaacaacaataacaacaatataataaataaccaaaaGAGCGATTTCGATACGCCCAGTCGTCGGAATAGCAAAATTATACGAATCGATCATTTTAGTGATAAAAGCGTagcggcagcaacagcagcaacaacaacaaacgcactTGAAGATACAGcagctacaataacaaaaacaacagatgACTTCGTCATTGTGCCGGAAGAGCACGAACCCATGGAGCAGTCGGCCTACTGGTGGTTGCCCGCCAATTGGCGTCTCAATCGCGGCACGACGACCGAAGAGCAACCGCTGCTCTTTCGCTTGTGGTCAGCCTTTCCCGAAAGCCAAATGAAAACCAAAGTTAGAACATAA